The Apium graveolens cultivar Ventura chromosome 3, ASM990537v1, whole genome shotgun sequence sequence CTTCTTTTTCACTTCTTTAGACTTTAAAGCGCGCATGATTTCAAATTTAAATCGATCAAGATAAAGAAAATGTGTATTACATGATACAGGTTATTTTGTTTTAAATGATGAATGTTACACAGAGCGTCTGGACGCAGAGAATACCCTGACATTGTCCAATACAGGGCCACAAAAATGACCGTAATCGTTAATTTTTGTATGATAGAATGCGCTGTAGAATGTGATTCTTGTTCTAGCTGAGATTGCTTGAAACCTGAGACTCGCGGTTTTAAAGTACCCCTTTCCTTGAGATGTGAAGGGAACTTTTAAAATGCTTCTAGCTGCGAAAGCTTCAATTGTCATTGTTCCATGGCAACCATTCTTTGCATCTCCGATTGTGAATATGAGGTTGTAAAATTTGTTTGGCACGGTTCTTATGATTTGAGCGATGGCACATTCTCTGCCTCCGATTAATTCAATTGCCGCGAGCCCTGAGGGAACTAAGAAGTGGTTTGAGTCAATGTACTTGACAGGTTTGATGGACTCTATTATCCATCCAGGAAGTGGTGAGTATAGGTCTTGTATTTTCGGAAGGAGGAGCACCCCTGTTGAGAAGTTCTTGAACACATGAGGACCATACTCAAATTCACCATTTTTCACTAAATTACCTGCATAAATCAATGGAACAATCATATCATTATCAATGACAAAGAGGCATTAAGTAgctgatataataaaaaattaaccGGGTGGCTAGACATGTACCTTTTGAGTACTTGGGAGAAGGGAGCACCTCCTTGATTGCAATAGCATCCAAGAGAGGGCCACAAGTAGGATCTTCTTGAATACCAGGGTTATGGAAACTGACCTTGACACTACTAGACGGAGCTTTGAAAGCCCAAGCATAAGTGTCACCTCCATCGCTACTATACAATGTTTGAATCGGAAGATCACTTGATTGTCCAGGGACCGAAACTGTAAGCACCTCATCTTGGGCACAAGTTCTAGTAGCTGCAAATGTGAGGGAATAGATTTTGCCTGCTTGGAGATTAAGAACCTGTGATATGGAACCATCATTGCCTAGTCGTGCTGCATGAGCCCCGCGAGGGATTGCAAAATAAAACCCTCCTGGTTGCGGACCACCTGAGACATACTCTACTAGACCATTGATTTCCCAACGAGGCAAGGAATACTTGCCAATTATCACTGTATTCTTCAGGTTTGACGGCCTCGGGCTTTGCTCAAAGTTCCCATTGGCAAGTAACCCTGAATAACAACAATAATGTCAGTGGTAGATAATAAAAACACTTGGCGCCACTACTTTCTTTAAAAATGTATAATACTAATTACTTGATCTCCTATCAACTCGACCAGTAGTTACCTGTAAACGTATTAGACTTAAAAAAGACAATTCATTGTTTGATCGATCTCACAGCATGTAAGTATATGATAAGATAACAGGAGTAATTAACTGTAAGGCCGTAAGGGCAAGGGAGTCGTTACCATCGAGATAGGGAGCAGTAGCTGCTAGAGAAACAGAGGTGAACAGGTGCAGCAACAGAAAGCTTATAGAAAGAAAGGTAGCCGCCATTTTTGTATGCATGGATGGATTCAATAGAAGAAGATCAAACTCACGTAACAAGGCAATATCAGCTCTCAAGTTGAAGATCGATTCTTCTACTTAATAAGTGACTGATAAGACTGATAAGAGGTCGATATTATATATATGCAAGACGCATGATAGCTAATTAGCTAGGTGCATGGTAACCATGTTCATTTACCACGGAGGCAGGCGTAAGATACGTTTTCTTGTACATCACTGTACTGTATCAGTTTATGTATATTTATTATAAACAACTATTCTCAGATCGGCCGACTCTCTTGCTACTAGGTCGGAAGTTTAGCCTTCATCTTTTTCTTTCCCATGATTCGCTCCGGAAATTtatacaacatatatatatatatatgttataccAGACATTAAAATGAAAGGAAATGTCAAGGGCGAATGCTATCATAAATGAAATGAATTTTCGTGCATAATATAAATCCCACATATAGAAAATGGCCACATTATCTTGTGCATTATAAATCCCACAAATAGAAAAAGTCCACATGATCACACTCGTGATATCCTTTTCGGCAGGGGTGTACACAGTTTGGCAAATCCGACCAATCCAAACCGACTCTATTTCGACCGAACCAAACCGATTTTTTTTAACCCGATACATAtttgggttgaaaaaatgtcaacccgaTTTAATGAGGTTGTATATGATTTTCAAtaattttaaaccaatccaacccaacccgattaaaaaatatatgtaCATGCTAATAATTTAATCCAAAAATTATGTTTAGGCCTATTACATACATCCATTTATCTGTAACTCTAAATGTTACTTATAACCTCCGTGTTCATAGTTCATTTCGTAACAATAGATGTTTGATTAATGTTATATTTTTGCATTTACGATTCATTCCAATATTTAAAACGTAAGCAATATTATTAGTCATTTTGGTGTCAAAAATTAGATGCTTAAGACTATTCAATATGGAGGATTGTAATATTTTTTTGAACTATTTTAAGTGTTTTAGACTTTGAAATCTTATGTTTTATTATacttttttatattaattttgtaaattaatAAATCGATCAAACCAATtcaaaccgaaccaaaccgaagtatacaaattggtttggattacaaatttaaacggtttgggttgggttgaaattttgaaaacccgaaTTAATTGAGTTTGGTTACTAAATTCTCCCAAACCGCCCAACCCGATCCGTATACACCCCTACTTTTCGGGGTATGTAGCATTATTCTAAAATGAAAAGGCAAATAAAATTAGTTCAATGAAAAGGGTAGATATGTTCCTGTGCAGATAGATTTGATTTAATATTTGACAACAATGCAAAACTCACATTTCTGCAGCCCGATCAGTGATCAATATCATAAAACAGCTCTTTTCACAAAAGAAAAAGAGGAAAAGCCCAGCctataaaattatgaaaattttgcAAAGAGCAAATTTCCGACTCATAAATTGTTGAGCAGAAGCAAAGTTTCATACATTAACTGATGTACGGCCTAATAATGTATAACCACCGCCCAAGTTGTACCTTGTTACAAACTTGTCCCCGACATATTTTTTTTGGAAAAGTAAATTTAGATTAAATACAAACTATACGAGTAGCACCAAGGAGGCCAGGACCACTCGTAGATGCAAAGCTCTTGCATTATTGTAGCCAGCAAACTAAAAGTTGGAGAAAAAATCAGAACAAAAACATACCAATTTCAAGAACCGTAGAATGGACCACAATAAAACACAAATATCGTAAAGGTTAAGGAACAACAATATGGTTATACGACAAAACGAATTTGTGGATGTATTTACAACACAGCTAAAATTTATTCTATATAATTGACAGTGGCACCTAACCACAAGGAGTGAGCTTCTTATTGCCCGCACCCCGAGGATTCTCATCTTTCCAGTCATCCCATGCCCTAGCTTTATCTTGGGCTGCATCGTCATCTTCGTCCTCCTCTTCTCCCTGCCTTGTCTTTTGACCATCATTATACCATGAAGATTTGGCCTCTGCCATCATCTTGGCAGTTCTCTCTTGCCAATCATTCATCATATTCATCTCTGTTAACCCAGCCTCCTCGATGCTCATTGTCGGGAGTCTACAAAATTAATTACAAACATTTATCCACATATACAAAAGAAAAGTCTATTacgaaaaagaaaaatataattcaagaaagtatttcAAGTCATATTCAAGGTGGGTAGAATAATCACCTGTGTCCTGCTTGGAAAACCTGTGCGGCCATCCTTTCCCTTTCGCTTGTAACTCTTCCACCCACAAGACTTGCTGGTGCAAATATCAAGGGTTGCTGGTGTTTGTGCTCATGTGCCTGTGAAACCTGGGCTCTCCCCTCTAGAACATCTTGGGCAAATGTAGCGCATGTAATTGGTGCCGCTGGTTTTGTGTATTGTGCTCGAGCTGCAGCACCACGATGCCAGGCTTCAGCCGTCTTAGCACGCTCATCAAGAATAGCCTGTGAAATTCCCTTATCACCGTCCTGCCAAAGTAGAAAATCGATAAGCATATCTGATCCTCGAATCGCTATTAATAAATAGTCACCAAAGATCAAACAAGGCAGTAAGAAGCATGCTTTTCCGGTTTAAAACGctaacaaaagaaaagaaaaaagccACCATGCATTGTTATCAAGTCATCAACCAGTTGCTACTAGTCATACAACCACCATCATTTAATCAGTGTTCTAAAACCGTTAACCGGACCTAATGGTGACAAATTCTTGTTGCGAATATCCGGGCCTAGATTAAAAGGAATAATCAAAAGACTAATTGTTTATAACATAATATTAATTCTTATATATTACATATATTATATTTACTTGTGTATTTAAAGATCGTGTGATAGAGCGCGATGAGATAGCTCAAGTGGTAAAGGGCTTATCTCTTGTCATCCTATGTTCTGGATTCGGCTCCCGCTCATCCCCGAGATCATGAGAACggatactcatttgtaaggcATATAAGcctaaattattcaaaaaaaaagaTTGTGATATATTTATTAGAAACATTATAAGTTAAAGCTaaaaacaaatataaatataaatacaagTTCTGGGTTGCATATATACTGGTTTGGGCTTGTAAAACGGCAGTAAATCGAGGCGACCAGTCGACTGAAATGTCGACATTCGGCTGGTCTAGACTCTAGAGTTTGATTTGACCTTCCTTTACCGCTTGGTTAACTAGTGTAGTCGACTAGTTGAGCGACATGATAACATGGGTGCTTACAAATGGTAAGTGTATCCAGAGGCAAGGAATCATACACGCGTTTATCAATTATATATATCATCTTTAAAATTCACCTTCCACCTCTTTTCTCCCAAATTCCCTGATCCACTGTTGTTCTTTTCTACCTCCTTTTGTAATTTCTGAACCCTTCCCCCTTCGTTATCACCCATAGCAGACCATCTCATCTTTCATCAAAATCCCATAAATTAACCTAGCT is a genomic window containing:
- the LOC141710804 gene encoding protein TEEBE-like, whose protein sequence is MHTKMAATFLSISFLLLHLFTSVSLAATAPYLDGLLANGNFEQSPRPSNLKNTVIIGKYSLPRWEINGLVEYVSGGPQPGGFYFAIPRGAHAARLGNDGSISQVLNLQAGKIYSLTFAATRTCAQDEVLTVSVPGQSSDLPIQTLYSSDGGDTYAWAFKAPSSSVKVSFHNPGIQEDPTCGPLLDAIAIKEVLPSPKYSKGNLVKNGEFEYGPHVFKNFSTGVLLLPKIQDLYSPLPGWIIESIKPVKYIDSNHFLVPSGLAAIELIGGRECAIAQIIRTVPNKFYNLIFTIGDAKNGCHGTMTIEAFAARSILKVPFTSQGKGYFKTASLRFQAISARTRITFYSAFYHTKINDYGHFCGPVLDNVRVFSASRRSV